One stretch of Xiphophorus maculatus strain JP 163 A chromosome 19, X_maculatus-5.0-male, whole genome shotgun sequence DNA includes these proteins:
- the LOC102236735 gene encoding activin receptor type-1-like, giving the protein MDLGSFHVLLLLLLQALQASAEDSEGHLMCLCEGSKCPQTPECRGTRCFSSIKVSGGEVLLEHGCFKERLQCFTAPSFHQAVHCCSKHMCNGNTTRSFLMSLLISAPEGEPVRYRVETLALFVLAPVVVLVLLSVVSVLACRRLHRGRLQRLQEFDTEQGDGLITSNVGDSTLADLLDHSCTSGSGSGLPFLVQRTVARQISLVECVGKGRYGEVWRGQWQGENVAVKIFSSRDEKSWFRETEIYNTVMLRHENILGFMASDMTSRNSSTQLWLITQYHENGSLYDYLQRVAVETSEGLAMAASIANGLVHLHTEIFGTEGKPAIAHRDLKSKNILVTKELRCCIADLGLAVTHTQADNLLDVGNNPKVGTKRYMAPEVLDETIQTDCFDAYKRVDIWAFGLVLWEIARRTYSNGIVEEYRPPFYDQVPNDPSFEDMRKVVCVEQQRPFIPNRWFSDPTLSALVKLMKECWYQNPSARLTALRIKKTLDKIHSSLEKGKES; this is encoded by the exons ATGGATCTTGGCAGCTTCCACGtccttctgctgctcctcctgcagGCTCTACAGGCATCAGCTGAGGACTCAG AAGGACACCTGATGTGTCTTTGCGAAGGCTCCAAATGTCCTCAGACCCCAGAGTGTCGAGGCACCCGGTGCTTCTCCTCGATTAAAGTGAGCGGCGGCGAGGTGTTGCTGGAGCATGGCTGTTTTAAAGAGCGACTGCAGTGCTTCACGGCGCCGTCCTTCCATCAGGCCGTCCACTGCTGCTCCAAGCACATGTGCAACGGAAACACCACCAGGAGCTTCCTGATGTCGCTTCTTATATCAG CCCCTGAAGGGGAACCGGTTCGGTACCGGGTGGAGACGTTGGCTCTCTTTGTGCTCGCCCCAgtggtggttctggtcctgcTGTCTGTGGTGTCGGTTCTGGCCTGCAGGAGGCTCCACCGTGGCCGCCTCCAGAGACTGCAAGAGTTTGACACTGAGCAGGGAGATGGTCTCATCACCTCCAATGTGGGAGACAGCACTTTAGCT GATCTTTTGGATCACTCGTGCACTTCAGGCAGTGGTTCAGGTCTTCCCTTCCTCGTCCAGAGAACTGTAGCCAGGCAGATCAGCCTGGTGGAGTGTGTTG GTAAGGGGCGATATGGAGAGGTGTGGCGCGGTCAGTGGCAAGGGGAGAACGTTGCCGTGAAAATCTTTTCCTCCAGAGACGAAAAGTCTTGGTTCAGGGAGACGGAGATCTACAACACTGTGATGCTAAGGCATGAGAACATTCTTG GATTTATGGCGTCCGACATGACTTCTCGAAACTCCAGCACTCAGCTGTGGCTCATCACTCAATACCATGAAAATGGCTCGCTGTACGACTACCTGCAGCGAGTTGCGGTGGAGACGTCGGAGGGCTTGGCGATGGCGGCGTCGATCGCCAACGGCCTGGTTCACCTGCACACCGAGATCTTTGGCACGGAGGGAAAACCCGCCATTGCACACCGAGACCTGAAGAGCAAAAACATTCTGGTGACCAAGGAGCTGCGCTGCTGCATTGCAGACCTTG GGCTGGCTGTGACACACACTCAGGCTGACAACCTGCTGGATGTGGGCAACAATCCCAAGGTTGGCACCAAACGCTATATGGCACCTGAAGTGCTGGATGAAACCATTCAGACCGACTGCTTCGACGCCTACAAGAGGGTTGACATATGGGCCTTCGGACTGGTGCTGTGGGAGATAGCGAGACGCACGTACAGCAACG GTATCGTCGAAGAGTACAGACCTCCCTTTTACGATCAGGTGCCAAACGACCCCAGCTTTGAGGACATGAGGAAAGTGGTGTgtgtggagcagcagaggcCTTTCATTCCTAATCGCTGGTTTTCAGATCcg ACACTCTCTGCTCTGGTTAAGCTGATGAAGGAGTGTTGGTACCAGAACCCCTCTGCCAGACTCACAGCGCTGCGCATCAAGAAGACCCTTGATAAGATCCACAGCTCCCTGGAGAAGGGCAAGGAGTCATGA